In Oryza sativa Japonica Group chromosome 3, ASM3414082v1, one DNA window encodes the following:
- the LOC4331617 gene encoding silicon efflux transporter LSI2-like isoform X1 gives MALAGTSKVVLGCVAFGIFWVLAVFPTVPFMPVGRTAGSLLGAMLMVLFRVISPEDAYAAIDLPIIGLLFGTMVVSIFLERADMFKYLGNLLSWKSRGSKDLLFRVCIVSAIASALFTNDTCCVVLTEFILKVARQNNLPPQPFLLALATSSNIGSAATPIGNPQNLVIAVESGISFGQFLLGVFPAMIVGVLTNAAILLCYFWKYLSVEKDQEGGQPAGPEVVADDEVTSHRFTPARMSHVSSLNPDDMDCISEPIIRSNSVRSTSANENLRSRSVNSEADIQLAIKSLRASSMSHEMVEVSTVTDRRDEGASSRKFTRTASQQRSVIIEDSPPSPASNGDKEKEDEVAEKRWRVFVWKTAVYLITLGMLIALLMGLNMSWTAITAALVLLALDFTDAQACLEKVSYSLLIFFCGMFITVDGFNKTGIPNTLWELVEPYSRIDSAKGVALLAVVILILSNVASNVPTVLLLGTRVAASAAAISHDSERKAWLILAWVSTVAGNLTLLGSAANLIVCEQARRAQFFGYNLSFWSHLRFGVPSTIVVTAIGLLIVTSY, from the exons ATGGCGTTGGCAGGGACCTCCAAAGTAGTGCTGGGATGTGTCGCGTTTGGGATATTCTGGGTGCTGGCCGTCTTCCCCACCGTCCCGTTCATGCCCGTCGGCCGTACGGCCGGCTCCCTCCTTGGCGCCATGCTCATGGTCCTCTTCCGTGTCATCTCGCCGGAGGACGCCTATGCCGCCATCGACCTCCCAATCATCGGCCTCCTCTTTGGCACCATGGTCGTCAGCATCTTCCTCGAGAGGGCTGACATGTTCAAGTACCTCGGCAACCTGCTCTCCTGGAAGAGCAGGGGCAGCAAGGACCTGCTCTTCCGCGTCTGCATCGTGTCCGCCATTGCCAGCGCGCTCTTCACCAATGACACCTGCTGCGTCGTGCTCACCGAGTTCATCCTCAAGGTTGCCAGGCAGAACAACCTGCCGCCGCAGCcgttcctcctcgccctcgccacCAGCTCCAACATCGGCTCCGCGGCGACGCCCATCGGCAACCCGCAGAACCTTGTCATTGCCGTGGAGAGCGGCATCTCCTTTGGACAGTTCTTGCTTGGAGTTTTCCCGGCGATGATCGTCGGCGTCCTGACAAATGCTGCCATCCTCCTCTGTTACTTCTGGAAGTACCTTTCAGTGGAGAAGGATCAGGAAGGCGGGCAGCCGGCTGGGCCGGAGGtggtcgccgacgacgaggtcACCTCACACAGGTTCACACCTGCAAGAATGTCACACGTCTCATCTCTGAACCCGGATGATATGGACTGCATAAGTGAGCCAATCATCAGGAGCAACAGCGTGAGGAGCACCAGTGCTAATGAGAATCTGAGGAGCAGGAGTGTGAATTCGGAGGCGGACATACAGCTCGCGATCAAGTCGCTCCGGGCATCGAGCATGTCGCATGAGATGGTCGAGGTCTCAACTGTCACTGACAGGAGGGATGAAGGTGCATCCTCCAGGAAGTTCACAAGAACTGCTAGCCAGCAGAGGAGTGTGATCATAGAGgactcgccgccgtctcccgccagCAATGGCGACAAGGAGAAGGAAGATGAGGTTGCGGAGAAGAGATGGAGGGTGTTTGTGTGGAAGACTGCTGTTTATCTCATCACTCTTGGCATGCTCATTGCACTTCTCATGGGGCTTAACATGTCATGGACAGCCATCACTGCGGCTCTTGTTCTTCTGGCGCTTGATTTTACTGATGCACAGGCTTGTCTGGAGAAG GTGTCATACTCATTGCTGATCTTCTTCTGCGGGATGTTTATTACGGTCGATGGCTTCAACAAAACTGGCATACCGAACACACTTTGGGAGCTCGTTGAACCGTATTCACGAATTGACAGTGCTAAGGGTGTTGCTCTTCTTGCTGTGGTAATTCTTATCCTCTCAAATGTGGCCTCAAATGTTCCCACAG TACTACTGCTCGGCACAAGAGTGGCTGCATCAGCTGCTGCAATCTCTCACGATTCAGAGAGGAAGGCCTGGCTTATCCTAGCGTGGGTCAGCACCGTTGCCGGGAACCTCACACTACTGGGCTCGGCTGCGAACCTCATCGTCTGCGAGCAGGCTAGAAGAGCTCAGTTCTTCGGCTACAACCTCTCCTTCTGGAGCCACCTCCGGTTCGGGGTGCCGTCGACCATCGTCGTCACGGCGATCGGGCTGCTCATCGTCACCAGttactga
- the LOC4331617 gene encoding silicon efflux transporter LSI2-like isoform X2 translates to MPVGRTAGSLLGAMLMVLFRVISPEDAYAAIDLPIIGLLFGTMVVSIFLERADMFKYLGNLLSWKSRGSKDLLFRVCIVSAIASALFTNDTCCVVLTEFILKVARQNNLPPQPFLLALATSSNIGSAATPIGNPQNLVIAVESGISFGQFLLGVFPAMIVGVLTNAAILLCYFWKYLSVEKDQEGGQPAGPEVVADDEVTSHRFTPARMSHVSSLNPDDMDCISEPIIRSNSVRSTSANENLRSRSVNSEADIQLAIKSLRASSMSHEMVEVSTVTDRRDEGASSRKFTRTASQQRSVIIEDSPPSPASNGDKEKEDEVAEKRWRVFVWKTAVYLITLGMLIALLMGLNMSWTAITAALVLLALDFTDAQACLEKVSYSLLIFFCGMFITVDGFNKTGIPNTLWELVEPYSRIDSAKGVALLAVVILILSNVASNVPTVLLLGTRVAASAAAISHDSERKAWLILAWVSTVAGNLTLLGSAANLIVCEQARRAQFFGYNLSFWSHLRFGVPSTIVVTAIGLLIVTSY, encoded by the exons ATGCCCGTCGGCCGTACGGCCGGCTCCCTCCTTGGCGCCATGCTCATGGTCCTCTTCCGTGTCATCTCGCCGGAGGACGCCTATGCCGCCATCGACCTCCCAATCATCGGCCTCCTCTTTGGCACCATGGTCGTCAGCATCTTCCTCGAGAGGGCTGACATGTTCAAGTACCTCGGCAACCTGCTCTCCTGGAAGAGCAGGGGCAGCAAGGACCTGCTCTTCCGCGTCTGCATCGTGTCCGCCATTGCCAGCGCGCTCTTCACCAATGACACCTGCTGCGTCGTGCTCACCGAGTTCATCCTCAAGGTTGCCAGGCAGAACAACCTGCCGCCGCAGCcgttcctcctcgccctcgccacCAGCTCCAACATCGGCTCCGCGGCGACGCCCATCGGCAACCCGCAGAACCTTGTCATTGCCGTGGAGAGCGGCATCTCCTTTGGACAGTTCTTGCTTGGAGTTTTCCCGGCGATGATCGTCGGCGTCCTGACAAATGCTGCCATCCTCCTCTGTTACTTCTGGAAGTACCTTTCAGTGGAGAAGGATCAGGAAGGCGGGCAGCCGGCTGGGCCGGAGGtggtcgccgacgacgaggtcACCTCACACAGGTTCACACCTGCAAGAATGTCACACGTCTCATCTCTGAACCCGGATGATATGGACTGCATAAGTGAGCCAATCATCAGGAGCAACAGCGTGAGGAGCACCAGTGCTAATGAGAATCTGAGGAGCAGGAGTGTGAATTCGGAGGCGGACATACAGCTCGCGATCAAGTCGCTCCGGGCATCGAGCATGTCGCATGAGATGGTCGAGGTCTCAACTGTCACTGACAGGAGGGATGAAGGTGCATCCTCCAGGAAGTTCACAAGAACTGCTAGCCAGCAGAGGAGTGTGATCATAGAGgactcgccgccgtctcccgccagCAATGGCGACAAGGAGAAGGAAGATGAGGTTGCGGAGAAGAGATGGAGGGTGTTTGTGTGGAAGACTGCTGTTTATCTCATCACTCTTGGCATGCTCATTGCACTTCTCATGGGGCTTAACATGTCATGGACAGCCATCACTGCGGCTCTTGTTCTTCTGGCGCTTGATTTTACTGATGCACAGGCTTGTCTGGAGAAG GTGTCATACTCATTGCTGATCTTCTTCTGCGGGATGTTTATTACGGTCGATGGCTTCAACAAAACTGGCATACCGAACACACTTTGGGAGCTCGTTGAACCGTATTCACGAATTGACAGTGCTAAGGGTGTTGCTCTTCTTGCTGTGGTAATTCTTATCCTCTCAAATGTGGCCTCAAATGTTCCCACAG TACTACTGCTCGGCACAAGAGTGGCTGCATCAGCTGCTGCAATCTCTCACGATTCAGAGAGGAAGGCCTGGCTTATCCTAGCGTGGGTCAGCACCGTTGCCGGGAACCTCACACTACTGGGCTCGGCTGCGAACCTCATCGTCTGCGAGCAGGCTAGAAGAGCTCAGTTCTTCGGCTACAACCTCTCCTTCTGGAGCCACCTCCGGTTCGGGGTGCCGTCGACCATCGTCGTCACGGCGATCGGGCTGCTCATCGTCACCAGttactga